The Bacillota bacterium DNA window GGAGCCGACGAAAACGGTGTTGGACTACGGGCGCGACGGCAAGCGAACCCGCGAGCTACCTGCCGACTACTCAACCGAGGACCTGACGGCGGCTGTGGCTCGCTTCTTCGACCCGGCGACGCCGGGGTTTATCTCGCGGAACTTGCGGTTCGCTGACTTCCTCGCGGCGCTGCCCCGCCTGTTGACGGGCGAGACGAAGGCCGGGCGGCCCCGGCGGGTGCGATACGTGGAGGGGGAGCAGCAGCGTGATTACTCTGACTACTTCTACAACGGCGAGGAGGGTTGAGCGGTGGATATTGAAGCTGTTCTTGCCGAGGCGCAGGCGAGGCGAGAGAAGTTGGAGAGCATGTCGGCTGAAGACTACTTGCGCGGGTTCCCTCGCGTGGCGGCGGCGTATCCGTGGCTTGCGGAATTCCCTTCGGCGGCGGCGCTTGAGCGCGGGGTGTCGTGGCCTCTGCAAGAAATCGAAGAGACGCTTGGAAAGTGCGAGCGGTGCCCGGGGCTTGACGGGTGCCAGGTCAAGCTTGCCGGGAGCCCGCTTGTGCTGCGGCGCGCTACAGATGAGAACGGCGAGCCGAGGCGGGAGCGCGACGGATCGCCGGTCGTGACGTGGGACTTCACGATGTGCGGCGTGCGACGCAAGGCCGAGCTTGAGGCCAAACGCGAGGCGGCGATTGACAGCCTCCATCTGCCTCCGCGATTGACACGGGTGCTGTGGCGCGGCCCCCTTGAGGAATCGCCTGCCGTCAAAGCGGCCCGCGAGTGGGCGGCGGGGTTGCCCGAGGGCGGCCTGACGGCTGACGGCGATCTTCGACGGGGCGACGTTTGCGGCGCGCCCGGGCTCGTGTTCGTCGGCCCTGTCGGGACAGGGAAGAGCGTTGCGCTTGCCGTGGCGCTTGTGGAGGCCGCGCGGCGAACGCTGCAAGGCGGCAGGTATTGGCCTGTCGCGCAACTGTTGGAGGCCATGCGGCCTGCCGGAGACCGCGAGCCGGAAGTAACCGTCGAGGAGATCGCGGAGGTGCCGCTGCTCGCGCTTGACGATTTG harbors:
- a CDS encoding ATP-binding protein; translation: MDIEAVLAEAQARREKLESMSAEDYLRGFPRVAAAYPWLAEFPSAAALERGVSWPLQEIEETLGKCERCPGLDGCQVKLAGSPLVLRRATDENGEPRRERDGSPVVTWDFTMCGVRRKAELEAKREAAIDSLHLPPRLTRVLWRGPLEESPAVKAAREWAAGLPEGGLTADGDLRRGDVCGAPGLVFVGPVGTGKSVALAVALVEAARRTLQGGRYWPVAQLLEAMRPAGDREPEVTVEEIAEVPLLALDDLGAERPTDWVLERLDLLFDMRYEALLPTVVATNLSRRELEEVLGSRIVSRLLHEATVVKVQGRDRRRGGRCDD